The Apium graveolens cultivar Ventura chromosome 10, ASM990537v1, whole genome shotgun sequence nucleotide sequence TGAACGTGTTCGGAAATTCAATGGCAAACGAGACTTAGATTTAGATGCTTTGttgattttttaaaaaagaaaAGCAATAAGATTGTTAAGTTATCAGGCACTGCAGCAGACTATAAACTGTAATAACACACAAACACACATTTGCCAACCAAATTTGAACAAACATGTCCCAACACAATTAACACAAACACTAAACAAACTTACCTTAAACAAAATTAAACTATTAGTCTATTACATAACCACAGATATTTTAACATTACCATATATAATATAACTGATCTACTTATAAAGATATGTCATGACATAACTAGAACATTTTTTCACGACGGAAAATCAAAAGACTGGAAACAGAACCCTCCGCCTCCTCCTCCGCCGCCACCATTACCGCCATCAACCGGCACCGAGTAGGCAGGACCCACACCATGCTGCTGAGCACCACCAACCATATAAGCTGAAGAATCAAGCGTGGGCCAGCTCCCAGGAACCCTATCAACCAACCTCTGCGGCTCCGGTTTCAGCACCGGCGCAACTGCCACCTGGCCGTTACCAACCTTAAGCCCAGTGACTTCCTGAACCATGTTCTTAAAATTCTCCGGGTCGGCCGCTATAAACGTGGTCCTAGCCTTGGGCGACGCACGTGACCTCCGCTTGGCTATCTTTCCCTTACAAGTCCCAATAATCCTGCGCCTAGCACCACTACCATCCGGGTCGGATCCAGAAACACTCGGACTCTTCACCACCGCTCCATCAGGCACAGTGTCCTTGCTTGTCAAAGTCTCGTTAACCCATTCTTTGATATCCTCCCATTCATTAGCGTCAAACATATCCATTTTGTAGGGGTTGGTTAATGAAAAAGAGTGTACAATGATGACTTAATATTTATAGGGCGTGTGTGCGAGTAAAATGAATTTATGAtggaataaaataattaaagCTGCAGTTAATGCGGATACTGGGAGATAAGAGTAAAGAGAAGAGTAACAGAGTTAGAGATGAGATAGAGGAATATTATAGAATGGCGGTGGGAGATAGGAGAGTGTTAATGTTGGACACGTGTCAGCTTATGTGTACAAATGAACTACAGGGTAGCCGGGGAGTTTTAGCTTTATTTTGGACTTACCGGGCCCTACTACCTAATACTGCTATTACCCCCtctttatttctctttattagtattttctttttctttttcgaTGGATTTTTCTCTTTTCCTTGGGATTGCTGAAGATTTTATGCTTTTGTTTTGAAATGTTTTGAAAAGAGAAGGAATTTCCAAGAAAATCTAGAGACAAAGAATTGGCAGCATCTGTGCATTCGTGTTATTAAGGAGTTAATGATTAGTTAGGTGTTAGGTATGGATTTCATCAAATTTAATGTATCAATTTATATTTGTTGTTTGACTTACTAAGGTTATATTGTCTCATTACTGATCTCGATTtgtaattttgaaaaaaattaaagtaatttatatatatatatatatatatatttagtacttttaaattatttaatatataaaatttcatccaaaattGTATTAGTTTGactcaaattttttttttttaaaaaaagataaATTGAGGTAAAAGAAGTATACTAGTTTTaggaaatttatattttaataaccAGATGAAAGTATATATGAGTCCGAGATATTTATATTCTTCTATAACAAAATTTGTGGCAATTAGTTATCTCAAATATATTAAATTCATATTAGCTATTAATATTTGTTAATCAAAACAAGTCGTGGATTAAgctattttaatcattaatcatgtgcgtttaaaatttcaaatttaaataGAAAAGCAGCTGCTCCTGACCTGTCTACCATCACTTGAATATAACTGAAATATATTAGCTTGGACTCGGTCATGCACTAGAGCTACAGGATCAAATTTTAATGTTCCCCAAGGTTTTAAACAGTAACAGATGACTTCATTGCTTGCGTGTTTTGTCATTTTATTTTATCTAATTTATTAATATATACCAACTTAAAACTCGCGCGATGCACGGATTATACATTTTttctaatattatataatttttttaaaaaaattgaattttatttttaatttttttcatttaaaatttaagatgatatgtattcataataattatattagtagacgaATATGTTTATAAATTTTTggaacatttaaacttatttaaagtgataatATTGATAAGGAGAGAAATGTTATTATtaagaaattattattttattgagggtaaaaatataatgtcttcaTTATATTGTgaccttaaaaaatattattttagcatggtgattacttaatcgattaactataattttataaaaaatatttgaaaaagaTAATATTATTGATTGATCGATATAGTTTTTATTGATAATTCTAtgtgtatttttttaaaaaaatatttatgttttcattaaaatatgattttttagttcacatcaatatGATGCGATttatacttagtctaatattaatttgatttatctcggacgagtgatttacattattttattttagccacACGTCTAATACACCGACCAAATGAAACTAATTATAtatagtttaattttaattttttttaagtctGGATCAATAAGACAATTTTGgtttagactgaataattagcatatatgattttatttttgttggtcgaattatatttttatattagttttgtgttagtctgaatcaattgtataatgtacTTTTTTTATCATGGATAAATAAAAAGTATTATTATATTTATCCAAattcattagtataatttttttagcaggattgatagtattattattttattttagcctgattcacatgatatatcaactaaatcattaataattatatttagtttgtttaaatttaatttagcctgaagtaacaaattaaaataatatagaactcgatatgattaaatataaattggtagaagaagttgaatttaatataaattataatgatatagagttcaatttaaaataaatttgaaattggtaaaataatataggtgaaagagatatgtcataagtccaatcatgtatgaggatttaggaataacttttatgtaatctgttttgatttcattgatattaataaaagacttgttttgtttttattgcgggctctatctatttaaatgtttaaataagatataccacagtttagaataaagttttttatggattgtgatgagatcataataatgagatctaaaagatgataactctaaacttaaatagtccctggtcgtaggattactaactggtaattaataatccgcaaagatcggtacatactatgcttgcttcattatgaaggatgtctgttctcatagacatttgtgtggtgacactatagccagtatgtaggtgcttattatagaataagtttactgaacatgactcacacagctgaacaactgatggagtcactcacgtgtcagtagttgttcacatagtgatagttgtacaagtatccttagacttgaggccatcatagtcatcttgtgtacactgaactatactttggtttagttcttagtctcaagggacaattataagggctctactgggtataggaatttgtacacgaagatagtgtatgatcaataaaggatctaccatttccagtgaaggaagagaatgttcaatgctaatccacttatgctagttcaggaatctctggccagagtgaatgaaattagaaaggagtttctaatttacattaaatagaactaagcatagtgaatgggaaagcaagtgattaaataagataggcttgacacaagttccgtgccttgtatttaatcgtgacattgcagggtagaaggaattaattgtacggtaactactcactgaataggttcttggtattctaagcagtgaattcgtattatccggatagccgcaatatgctgagaagtatccctcacgatgtagaataaatatgattaattaattaatcatatttaatgaattagagaatttatataaataatgataaaatagttttattattatttatttctattaccagcttaatattgaacctacagggtcacaccataaaagagaatgatttaatggtggagaaattaattaataatggctgataattatttatttatgaaataaataattaattggaaaatttaataattgattaaatgagatttaattgattataaattaattaagaaaatgttcttaatattattaattaagaatttaatttttggaaattaaatcaagtgagagaattatttctaaagagtttagaaaaaagattaataattaaaaggtgttttaattattagtgagaataataaagagttaataataataatattttatgagaaaattttcagctgaaaattttgcctataaatatactattatagaccttatttttgcctcaaccaaaaagatttataaaactctaattctctccatctcctcctccttcattacatcgttttcttgatggataccggtggagtgcttcacacttgaggagcagctgctaaggatctccgttcatcgtttttggatcgccattaaagacctccatctttccattaacgtaaagcttcttaaggtaaacatactgaactacgaattaaatattatttttcacatggatcctgcggagggtttcgtttttttttaagatttaaatttacgttttcgctgcgtttatgtgctaaaaacccttcaatggcatcagagctacttgcgaaaattttttaattcgtttatgtgcttaactgttttcgatatatgagcatgtacgtgattcgccatgatttgatgttgatataatatgcttatatatgtatggttttgaatatatgatattcatgtgagttgtataatcataagatgattatgtaatctgtatatataccgatatatacatgatttatgtttgttctaagtatgagaatcatattagatacggattctgaattggctgctacagatttgctgaaatctgggtctggtgtccgatttacgcaaacgaataccctattccataggtaaacgagcgtctgaacaaaactgatagctaaagctatcaacgactcgtctgtaaggagtttgacgtcgtttactgcccgtaaatagtgattcttgtttttttgatttgattctgatttttctgatttttgtcatattttatttttatgattagatcatggataatatgatatgttaagatcagattatgtgttttaacatgcttttatgtgttgtatgagcatggtggatggttatggcctttcgactttagtgtaatggttttggttttggttttaaatacgacttgcatgtcgtcaatctttgtaatcataaatctcgaatgtaactcgagttattcttgtaagttcattagattagttttactttcaatcatgtaatgtaattgaagactcaaaaaggctatccaatggaggttatacaaagaagaagacgaggcatacaagaagtctaaacaaagaagaagacttatgtaataagtagttgtatttatttccatcaccatattagattgacctttatctttatcatgagcttgataaagatcacataggatggggccataaccaaacacatttactttattgcactttacatttacttgtttatttaattttatatatgagatatatgcctatgtttaccatgcgataaTAGATTTAGGTgtacttaaatcaatataaggcgtactctagaaaatctagaataggagtcgtttcttgccttaacaataaatattatgaatacgatcatgagattcttgtgtttatgaaacacgtaattgaatatgaattttcaatattgagagaaaggatgattctgtcaacaacagatttctatctgtaagaaagggttattaagtgacgcctcttgacaatgctccaccggatctgggaatcatctgattatcgattattgatttgaaatatttaatttaaaaggaataatctctttataatatgattatgattgtaacgtgttagatatatttgataatgtcatggctaatatgttttatgtttagctttcagatcttacttaaacaggataaatcagtacttaactgttgatcagtacttatactggaagtcaggacttaaggatatcagtacttatgttatcaggagataatcatcagaagatagatatcagaacttaagtgctgaaggacgatcagataaggacagtagctgattaaaggaaagaagatcaagataaacataagaagagatatgcatgaagaaggaattctgtaaagaatggaatacttggaagaaaagatatctgattgatatattttaggaagcagaattatattccatatcaattagcgattatcttgtaactgtgtagtatataaacacagacatagggtttacactataagtgttatcattattagagaagattatttattgtaaccctagcagctctcgtgatatttgttcatcactgagaggtaacagttccatactgtaacagagtttattgtttcaataaagtttgttttctgttacttaagttcttaaagttcgatttgagtgtactatacactgtattcaccccctctacagtgtgtgtgtgacctaacaattggtatcagagcctatctgttaacatacatacagttaaagatccaaacacaatcatgtcggacacagaaactccaactaagcctaccaaaactgaggaaccaccaaagacacaaattcagagtcggtatgagaccatcagagttcccatactgagatcatctgaatatcccatatggaaggtaaggatgaccatgttcctggaagcaacagatccagaataccttgatagaataaaggaaggccctcacaaaccaaccaagctcgcagttgcagttgcaggtgaagcagcaaagaccgtaccaaaggagaagagtgattatactgctgaagacatagcatcaattgctaaggatgctaaggtacgacacttgctgcatagtgccattgataatgtaatgtcaaacagggtaatcaactgcaagactgctaaggagatatgggatgctctggaaataaggtgtcagggaactgacacaattaagaagaacaggaagacaatactcactcaagagtatgaacactttgactcaaagactaatgagtcattgaatgatttatatgatagatttgtcaaacttttgaatgatttgtcattggttgataaagagtattatcttgaagattcaaaccttaagttcctgttagctcttcctgaatgctgggatttgaaggcaacgacaataagagacaactacaatcttgatgaaacaactcttgacgaaatctatggaatgctcaagactcatgagctggagatggaacaaagaagcaagaggaaaggaggaaagtcaaggacagttgctcttaaggatgaagaagaattccccaaagcagcttcctcaaagaaagacaagggtaaagctcttttcataaagtctgatactgagtcatcaagttctgagagtgatgatgactcagattctgaaagtttgcctgagactgatgctgatgaggagatgatgaaactgtgtgctcttatggtgaaaggaatcacaaagattgcatacaggaagttcaggaagggaaaaaagttttccaggaaaggcataagttctgataagaagaatttcagaagatctgaaggcagaggaggaaagtctgacagaggagattacaccaatgttaaatgctataactgtggtgagaaagaccacatatctcctgattgcaagaaggtaaagggtgacaaaggtaaggctcttgtcacaaagcagaaaagctggacagacacctcagactctgaaagttaggaaaactatgcattgatggcaaatgctgataaagaaagtgttgagagcagttctgaagttgctgaaacaaaggtacctcagactacttatacttttcatactgatgatattaatgagttgagaagatatcttaaaaccatgtttgttagttatagagatcaaactttaacatgtgaaagattaacttctgaaaatcttgcatttaagaaaagaaatgatttcttagaaaaagagttagtcatgttccatcaaactcagaaggatggagatgatgctttttatgttaggaatgaagtgctaaaaataaatgaatctctaaaaactgagttagaaaaggaaagagagattatcaggacttggactaactctggcaaaacaactcaaaatttgctaagtagtggaaactggaaagagggcttaggttatggagaagataagaatgataaaggaactgaagaaattaagtctgttgataagcaaaagccaaagttaaaacctgttaagtttgtaactgtaaagtctgaaaatgaaaaatcagaagttacaaagaaattaacttctgacaaactaaaacaggaaaagacagctgaagtgaacataggcttaatgacaaagaagcagcttaagcata carries:
- the LOC141691824 gene encoding calmodulin-binding protein 25-like, which gives rise to MDMFDANEWEDIKEWVNETLTSKDTVPDGAVVKSPSVSGSDPDGSGARRRIIGTCKGKIAKRRSRASPKARTTFIAADPENFKNMVQEVTGLKVGNGQVAVAPVLKPEPQRLVDRVPGSWPTLDSSAYMVGGAQQHGVGPAYSVPVDGGNGGGGGGGGGFCFQSFDFPS